Proteins encoded within one genomic window of Chloroflexota bacterium:
- a CDS encoding DUF4238 domain-containing protein, which yields MTKPDRPENQHYIPQFVLRLFGHGPGQGLVWRYDKTTDRITVGSVRKSAVAPDYYAINHPARGRDVELERVFGLHESRIAPLIKQLARLEPEVHELARDARDAIAGHLALQYARVPATRDQTWAMAAVTVAAETDMLLRHPEHYRARSRAVGATDTDEDLERQRLAMLADYEARRLVIEPPPEAGLAALGVAVDGIRPILAGMRWDIYRRGRFPYFVLGDQPVTISPPKDLPGYRAAGFATPGVEIFAPLSPDALLVATHEPHDGRLRVFAPDDRPVTPSLKHDWSLPANILAVLSATRYVFGRSQGDLEAVRLAIDPTLRGQSPKIRVTGMPKEWVRYLPEGFDVESVEP from the coding sequence ATGACCAAGCCGGACCGTCCCGAGAACCAGCACTACATCCCGCAGTTCGTTCTGCGGCTGTTCGGCCATGGTCCCGGACAGGGCCTCGTGTGGCGCTACGACAAGACGACTGACCGCATCACCGTCGGCTCGGTCCGCAAGTCCGCCGTGGCCCCCGACTACTACGCCATCAACCACCCGGCCCGCGGCCGCGATGTGGAACTCGAGCGGGTCTTCGGTCTCCACGAGAGCCGGATTGCACCGCTCATCAAGCAGCTCGCCAGGCTCGAACCCGAGGTCCATGAGCTGGCGCGCGATGCCCGTGACGCCATTGCCGGGCATCTCGCCCTCCAATATGCGCGGGTGCCCGCCACGCGGGATCAGACCTGGGCCATGGCCGCCGTGACGGTTGCCGCTGAGACCGACATGCTGCTGCGCCATCCCGAGCACTACCGCGCACGCTCGCGCGCGGTCGGCGCGACCGACACGGACGAGGACCTCGAGCGACAGCGGCTCGCGATGCTCGCGGATTACGAGGCCCGACGGCTTGTCATCGAGCCACCGCCCGAGGCCGGTCTCGCCGCCTTGGGGGTGGCTGTCGATGGCATCCGGCCGATCCTCGCCGGCATGCGCTGGGATATCTACCGGCGAGGGCGCTTTCCGTACTTCGTTCTCGGGGACCAGCCGGTCACCATTTCCCCGCCAAAGGACCTCCCAGGTTATCGCGCGGCTGGCTTCGCCACCCCAGGCGTCGAGATCTTCGCTCCGCTCAGCCCGGACGCCCTGCTCGTCGCGACGCACGAACCTCACGATGGCCGTCTCCGCGTCTTTGCACCGGACGACCGGCCGGTCACCCCGTCGCTCAAACACGACTGGAGTCTGCCCGCCAACATCCTCGCCGTCCTGTCCGCCACTCGCTATGTGTTCGGCCGTAGCCAAGGCGATCTCGAGGCCGTGCGGCTCGCGATTGATCCAACCCTCCGCGGGCAGAGCCCGAAGATCCGGGTGACAGGCATGCCGAAGGAGTGGGTTCGCTACCTGCCGGAAGGGTTCGACGTGGAGTCGGTCGAACCGTAG
- a CDS encoding helix-turn-helix transcriptional regulator, translating into MAHEESVRLGEWVRDHRVGKNLTQGDLAVKLEAGIRFSRSQPWFSQLENAQAAPSKLELVLIAVAIDADPVEALELGGFLTTPAWARRLERKVDEMLVATKTAARTMG; encoded by the coding sequence ATGGCGCACGAAGAGTCGGTCCGTCTTGGGGAGTGGGTTCGCGACCACCGAGTGGGGAAGAACCTGACTCAGGGTGATTTGGCAGTCAAGCTTGAAGCTGGAATCCGCTTCAGCAGAAGCCAGCCATGGTTCAGCCAGTTGGAGAACGCCCAGGCCGCACCCTCCAAGCTCGAGTTGGTCCTCATCGCCGTGGCCATCGACGCTGACCCTGTTGAAGCTCTCGAGCTCGGCGGCTTCCTGACGACGCCAGCGTGGGCTCGGCGCCTCGAACGCAAGGTCGACGAGATGCTCGTCGCGACGAAGACGGCCGCTCGCACGATGGGGTAG
- a CDS encoding DNA modification methylase, with translation MSAKAAAAAPSAWRNRIVGTGEEAPDQLVANPANWRTHPAAQRNALRGSLDTVGWVQQCIVNQRTGFVVDGHARIEEALSRGEPTVPVLYVDLSPEEEALVLASLDPIGAMADRDGARLAALLAGVTVTDAGLAALLDSMRPPRAGLVDPDDVPDVPEESYVKPGDLWALGDHRLLCGDATSADDVARLFAGETAVLMATDPPYLMDYRADNHPQSWTNKGPAANKHWDDYRDPAASVAFFASFIRAALPHLAADAPIYQWHADLRRQLVVAAWEECGLLFHQPLVWVKARSILTRSHFMWQHEVCAYGWLTGHQPKRRPPANATTVWQIDQVGESDGIHPTQKPVEVFRRPMEWHTVPGDLCYDPFLGSGTSLIAAEMLGRRCAAMEIEPRYVQVALERWEAFTGETAERIDG, from the coding sequence ATGAGCGCGAAGGCCGCCGCCGCCGCGCCTTCCGCCTGGCGCAACCGGATCGTCGGCACCGGCGAGGAGGCGCCCGACCAGCTCGTCGCCAACCCGGCGAACTGGCGGACCCATCCGGCCGCCCAGCGGAACGCCCTCCGCGGTTCGCTCGACACGGTCGGCTGGGTCCAGCAGTGCATCGTCAACCAGCGGACCGGCTTCGTCGTCGACGGCCATGCCCGCATCGAGGAGGCCCTTTCCCGCGGCGAGCCGACGGTGCCGGTGCTGTACGTCGACCTCAGCCCGGAGGAGGAGGCGCTCGTCCTGGCGTCGCTCGATCCGATCGGGGCGATGGCCGACCGCGACGGAGCGAGGCTCGCGGCGCTCCTCGCGGGGGTCACCGTCACCGATGCCGGTCTGGCGGCCCTCCTCGACAGCATGCGGCCGCCGCGGGCCGGGCTCGTCGATCCCGACGACGTGCCGGACGTGCCCGAGGAGTCGTACGTCAAGCCCGGCGACCTGTGGGCGCTCGGCGACCACCGTCTGTTGTGCGGCGACGCGACGAGCGCCGACGACGTGGCGCGCCTGTTCGCCGGCGAGACCGCCGTCCTCATGGCGACCGACCCGCCCTACCTCATGGACTACCGGGCCGACAACCACCCGCAGTCCTGGACGAACAAGGGACCGGCCGCGAACAAGCACTGGGACGACTATCGGGATCCGGCCGCGTCGGTGGCCTTCTTCGCCTCGTTCATCCGGGCGGCCCTGCCGCACCTGGCGGCCGATGCGCCGATCTACCAGTGGCACGCCGACCTTCGGCGCCAGCTCGTCGTCGCGGCGTGGGAGGAGTGCGGCCTCCTGTTCCACCAGCCGCTCGTGTGGGTCAAGGCCCGCTCGATCCTCACCCGGAGCCACTTCATGTGGCAGCACGAGGTCTGCGCGTACGGCTGGCTCACCGGGCATCAGCCGAAGCGGCGGCCGCCGGCCAATGCGACGACAGTCTGGCAGATCGATCAGGTCGGGGAGTCGGACGGCATCCATCCGACGCAGAAGCCGGTCGAGGTCTTCCGCCGGCCGATGGAATGGCACACCGTCCCGGGCGACCTCTGCTACGACCCGTTCCTCGGCTCGGGGACGAGCCTCATCGCCGCCGAGATGCTTGGCCGGCGTTGCGCCGCCATGGAGATCGAGCCGCGCTACGTCCAGGTCGCGCTCGAGCGCTGGGAGGCGTTCACCGGCGAGACGGCGGAGCGGATCGATGGCTGA